CTGGTCTTGAGGGTCTCACCCACCCCAAGCACAGCAGGAATACCCCAGGGGCATTGCAATCTATTCTGTCAGCACTAGCCCTGTGTTGCTCACCAATGGGCAGCACCTGCTGGCATGAAGCTTCGCCCTGGGCTGGGACTGCTGGAGCAGCATCCATGGATGCCATGGCACATGGCACTTACTGTCTCTGTGTTGGCAGTGATCCGGATCCCCTTGGAGGGtgggggcagctgtgctgcctgctgcaggacttcagggaagggcaggagatAGTTGAAGAGCAGGAGCCATTCACCCTGTAAAGGGATTACGTGTCTCAGTGTCAGATTCTCCTGGGCCAGCAGCATCTGTCACCAGAGCTGAGGGTGCACAGATGACCCCCATCCCTCCTCTCGGCACTCACCTCTTCTCGGAGGCAGGAGAAGTTCAGTTCAGATGCTGGTGGCAGAGGTGGATATGTGCCTGGAAAGCAGGGAGACTGCTGTGCCCAAAGATGCCCCTGgggccccaggagaggctgtcAGAGGAGGGTGGTGGGGCTGGTGCTCACCCTGCTCCACAGCCCGCTGGAAGGTGTTGAAGAGCGTGGCCAGTCGGGCACAATTGTACATCACAAAGGCACCActctttgttccctttgtggAGATGCTGTTGTTTTCCAGGTCCAGGGTGAtctgagggcagggagaaatCACAGtccaggctgctcagcacagaTCCACTCTGCTGTTCCCACaacctgccagccctggctccatGCAAGCTGCTGTCCTACCTGACTCCGGTGTGCAGTGCTCAGCATCTCAAACCTGATGGCAGCCACTGTCAAGGTATCAATCACCTCTGTCCAGGCCTCATCTGTGGAGAATGTCAGTGCCATCATGCACAGCTTGCTCCATTCCCATGTACTGATACCCCCAGAACACAGGCAGGACACCCCTGCCGGGACCAGGCAGTAGTTGAGGGCCACCACACCGCCAGTCCTGGCTCGCATTGGAAGGAGTTGTTCTGTGCCAGTGCCCTGGATGGTCAGATGCCTTCCCAAAGCCAGGGCAGCATCTAGCTTGATCCTAGAGGGGAGAAGGAGCACCCTGCAGGGGTGCAGCCCTCCCTGGCTATGGACTCATGGGAGCAATGAAGATGGGATGGAGCAGCATCCATGCATGGAGGCTCAGAGCCAACTCTCACCTTGCGCAAGCTCCCCATACTTCATCACAGAGGCTTCATACATCTGGCGCTTTCGGAGCCTGGGAGAAACATGGACAGAGCCACCCACTGTGGCCTGAGCTGGCCCACAGCGAGTCTTAGCaggacagaaagcagcaggTGCCTTGCACACCAACTTACTGGAAGTACTGGTCAGCCCCAATGGGCGATGACGGCTTGGTCACTTTCACTGGCCCACAGACAAGGTGTTTCTGAAagaggctgaggctgaggctgggaACTGAGTGAAATCCAGCCCTGTTTTAAACCTAGCCATGAGCCAAGGATGCATGCTGGCGGCCACACTGAGGAGGATCAGAGGTTGCTCCTGCTCACCTGCAAAGCTGTGTGGGCTCCTGGATCCAAAATCCTCCAGAGcacatccagctgctgctgctggaattcctCCTCACAGTTCACCACATGCACGATGCTGCAGCAACTGCTCTGGCCTTCggcctgcagcagagcacaacAGGGAGCTCAATCCTATTGCCTGGCAGAAGGGCACTTGGGAAACAAGAGGTGGGCGGTGCCATGAGGTCACTCACTGGGCACTGCAGAAcagcttcctgcagctcagccaagGACCGCAGTGTCCCCTCTGTCACTGAAAGAAGGAGGGACACACAGTGGGACACGGCATTCTGCACCCCCCACCATCCGACACCATCGGGTCTGCCCCAGGCTCAAACCAGACTGAAGGCAAACAAGAAGGGAAAGCCATTTGTGTCTAACCCCCAccttatttttgttaaaaaacaactgaaaagaaATAGGCTCATTCTACCCCTGCTGCCACACCGGAGCTATTGTACATGTGAGGCTCACCAAGAAGCACATCTAGATTGGGGTCGTAGCCCAACaagccctgctgctccacaaAACTCTTCAGGTGCACCTTGCAGATGACACCCTcggctgtgccctgcccctgctcacaGTCTGTGGCACAGGGGCACCGGCCCAGCGTTGCCTTCAAGGCCGAGACGGCGTCAGTGAGGGACGAGCCACCGGGGCCGGAGGGCCAGCAGATGCGGAGCTGCCGCAGGACATCCCAGCTCTTCTCCTCGCTAAGGGCAGGGACCAGGCAGACGCCGACCCTGCGAGAGAGAGCGAGGCAGGCGCTGGGAGCAGCGGGCCCCGTGGCGAGGGGCCGGGAGCAGGACGGGACGGAGGCACTCACCCCTGGGAACGCAGCAGCTGGGCCAGGTGATCGGCCAGCAGGACGGCGCGCAGGTGGCGGGGCcgcagggcagcggggctgcGCAGGGCCGGGCAGTGCAGCACCACACAGCCCGtccgcggccccgccgcggggggggccgggccgggcacagcccccagcaggcGCTGGAAGGCCTCAGGGCGCCGCACCTGCACCGCCAGCCCCGCCGGCGTCTGCCGGCAAACCCGCAGCGGCAGCACTGCCGGGCCCCGCAGCGACGACACAGCCGACACAGCCTCGGGAGGCACCTGCGGGCGGAGGGCGAGAAGGGGTCCGGGCTGCCcgtgcacagcacagctccgCTCCCGGCCCCGTCAAACAGTTCCCGCAAATCCCCGCTCCCGACCGAGGCCTGCCCACGCCGCCGCAGCCTACCTGCCCGCCGGGAAAGGCGGCGCTCAGCGCGGCCCGCGGCGCCAGGAAATCCCGGTGGCGCAGGTTGCGGGCGCCGCTCTCCTTCACCCAGAGCGTGGCGGGCCGCCCAAGGGCCTCGTTCAGCGCCCGCAGCGTCGCCGCCACCCCGGGGCGGCCCTCGCCCGTCTCCATGGGAGCCCGGCCGCCGCTTCCGCCACCGCGACCGGAAGTGACATCCCGCCTCGCCCTCACAGTGCCCGCAGACGGCCGCCATGTCCGCGGCGCTCCCGGGCGGCCATCTTGGTAGCGGGCGGGAaggccgggcagggcggccATCTTGGGAGGACGTGCGCGGAGCCACCATGGTGGGTGTGGCGGGCAGCGCGCGCCGCCATGATGGGTGTGTTAGGTCAGGACGATGGGTGTGTTAGGTGAGGACCGTGGGGCTGTAACCAGGCACCCCGAATGGTCCGAGAGGGTCTTAGTCCCATTCAGCCTCACCCCAGCAGGGCCATGGTGTCACCCTGAGTGGCGTAGGAGTGCTGTCCCCTCTTCTCCCACACTGGGAAGCCCAGATCTAAAACCCTCAGGAACCGAGTGGGAGCAGAAGCTCCCGGCTGAGCCAGCGTGAGAAAGGCCTGGGCAGAAACAGGCTGCGGGCAtggcccagcccagagcacagccTACTGgtccctgggctgctggggacaACAAGGGACCCCGGGGACAGGTCCAGCAGCCTGAactgtgctgggaagggaggTTTGGATGGGCTGGAGTGTGTGAGGCAGACCCCAGCTGCGGGCGTGGTGTCACTGGCGGACCCTCGCTGGGCAGTGCAGCCTGTCTACCACAAGCCCCAGGGCTTGGCTGGGCTGTGACACGATGGCTCAGgaacaccagcagcacccacgAGCACTGGcatgggctctgcagcagctgtgggtgcaCACCCTGCCCCAGTGGGCTGCTCTCGTGTCCAGCACACGAGCAGTGTCCCGCTTATCAGCCCCAAAGAAGAAGGAAGTGGAAGTGATTAGATCACACCATGGTGGTCTTGATTacatctgcagagctgagctgctgcacagcGATGGTTCGAGCGCAGATCTAACAGAGGGCTCACTCTGCTGTCCACCTGCCCAACAAGTGTGCCAGTGGCTGCTGAGCTGAGGACAGGGCAAGTGCCCAGAACACTCCCAGCCCCATGGCAGCAAGCCTGATTGACGGGGAGGAGGAAGCACCAAACCCCACCACAGAAGGCAGCTAGGGACCTCCCTCTCTACTGtgcccttcctgccctccccGCAGAGGcagggggggagggaggggagggacgGCAGGGacctctgcctgcagggccCAAACTGGTTCCTCCAGGGcttgtggggggggggggggggaaagggaggggggagCAGGGCGAGGGCAGATCCTGCTGCATGGGCTTTTCCAGCAATGCAACAACTCGTTTTGGGGCTCCtcaggcagccctggagctcctgggctgcagcccagaGCCAGTGAGAATCTGCAGCCTCAGGGCAGGAATGGGAACACATCCCCCAGCTGTGCCATGGTGGGGTGCTCCCTGCACCACCCACAGCCAAGAGGTGATCTGAGAATCGCTGCTCACACCAGACCAACTGCTGACTGTCCGCAGAACAGGAGCTGCCCAGGACCCCTGCCCGGCCAGGGGCACTTGGTGGACCTTGTGTTACCACTCAAGATGGGTCCAGGCTGGATCCTCTACATCCCCAGAGCATCCCGCAGGGCCTTGGCAGAGCAGTGGCTTGGTGATGGCTCTCGGAGGCACCGAAAGAGCTTTGGAAAGACACGACATCCCCGATGGCTCTCTGGCTGCCCGCTCAGCGGGAGTGATCGTGTCATTCCAAAGCCATCTCTCTCCAGGGGGGTTGGATCCTGCCCacccctgcaggcactggggtGCTGCGGGGGCCAGGGAGAGCCGGCATGGGCAGGAAGTTTGGCGGTATCACACAGCCTGCACCACCGTGGTGCAGGGGACCACATCCACCCTGTGGCCAAGCAGCCATGCTCCCCATACTCTCCCAGGAAGCCAGCTGTTATTTTTAGCTCTTGAGGGCACAAGAAACAGAAGAGTCCCCAGCCcgctgcaggggctgagccaCGATGCTGGACACCGGTGATCCCCCCATGCCGACACCACCCTTCTTCCAGTGTGGCCGCAGGCGCTGCCGCAGCCCCAGGAGGAGTTGGAGTGGGACACGTGGCTCTCGCCCAGCACAGGGTGGTGGGCAGGGGGGGCCGTGCGGGGCGAGGCAGTGGCGGGAGCGCGGGTAACGAaaccccagggcagctgggcacagcGGGGACAGCTGCTTTTGGGATTCCGTTGCCCGTGCTGGCGCCTCAGAGGGATGGGCACGGGCACCACGGCCATGCCACCCCGACCGTGGGACAGTCGGTGGGCCAAGAGGGGAGAGGGCGACTTACCGGCGGGGACCGGGGTGGAGGAGGTGCGTGGGAGCCGCTGCCGGGCCGTTGTGATCGGGGGTGCCGGCAGAGACCGGGGTTGTGCTGCCGGCTCCCCCCGCGCCGCGGGCCGAGTGCCAAGGGGAGGGCGGCACGGCCGAGCCAAAAGGAAACTGCTCCGAACAAAGCCCCGGTGCGTCTGGAGCAACTGGTGCCAACCCATCAGCCCCCGACGGGGCCCGGAAACACGAGCCGTCCCCGAGGGAGGGCACCTGCCCCGGCACCTGCGCCCAGAGGCGGCACGGCCCGGTCCGGCCCcgctgctgccagcccctccagccctcGGCACCGCATGGGGGAAATTCAAACCGCGTGGGGAACCCCATGCGGAGCTCTCGCTGTGTCGCCCGGGGATCCCTGGGACCCTGCGCTGGCCAAGGCTGCCGGCTGTGGGAATTCTTGATGCCTCCGGCACGGCACGGTGGCGGGAAATGTTCCGCCGCCACTGCCGGAGAGCTTCCCGGTGGCCCCGCAATGTCAGGCTACGGCTGGCCCCGGGTGGGTGACACAGGTGGGGCcgtgtgtcccctgtcccagggcacCTCTGAGCCCGCAGTGCCACCGGCCTTCCCGCGCGCGGCAGGAGGAGGGTGCAGCGGGAGGTCCCGGCGGCGGCTCGATGGGCTTCACCGCGACTGGTAACAGCCGCCCGCAGTGGGGAACCGGGGCGCCGTGCCGAGCCTGGGGCAGCCCCGGCGcaccggcggggccgggccagGAGCGCAGCCGAGACCCGGGCCCGCTCCCTCCCGCCCGGGGAGCCGCCCGCTCCCCTCTCACCTCCGGCCCCGCAGCGTTCGGCACAGCAGCCCGGGCCGGTCCGCAGCCCCTCCCGGCGGCGGGGTCGGGGAGGCTCCAGCGGGACACCCCGTTCCCGCCgtcccgctcccgccccgccaCCGGTTTCGCTCCGGCGCCCACCTGGGCTCTGCAGGTCGGGGCGCGCCCGGGCCCGAGGGCAGCGGGTGTGTGAGTGTCGCTGCCCTCCCGCCCCTCACGACCCGCGGGCAGGGGGACCCCTAGGgctccccgggagccccggtGCGACCCCGCTCCCCCGCGGCGCTgtcccggccccggccgccGGGGGGCGGtagcggcgggggcggggccgcccggcGGTTCCGGCGGTGTCGCGGCCatggcggcggtggcggcgctGCGGCGGCTCGtgccggcggcggggcgggcggcgggcaggTAAGCGGCAACCGGCACCGCGGCTGCCCTGCGACCGGGGGAGGTGCCTGTAGGATGCCGTAGGGTCTCCGGGGGGTGTCCGTGGGTCTCACGTGTCCCAGCTGCTCACTCTGCCCGCAGAGCGCCGTGCCGGGGTCACCGGCTCACGCCGGCGGATGATGAGATGTACCAGCGGACGCGGGTGATGGTGCTGGAGCCGGAGTCCCCCAACATCATGTTCATCGAGGGCTACAGCACTCGCGGCTTCACCATCAGCGGAGACGTGGTGGTGGGGCCCTGCGCCGTCCTGCCCCGCAGCATCCTCCAGTGGAACGTGAGTGCCCGGCGGTGGGGCGGGGGCTGCCGGTCCCCGCCGCGCACCGGGGGCAGCCCCCCTCACCGcccgccgtgtccccgcagGTTGGCTCTCACCGGGACATCTCGCACGAGAGTCTGTCGCTGTTCCGGCTGCTGGAGCCCCAGATAGGTACGCGGGGCAGGAGGGGCGCGGCTGCCCCCGCTTCGGGCTCCTGTCGGGGTGGCTGTGCGGGAGCCATTAATGTGtccctgcaggaagggcaggtCTGGGCCGAGGCAGCTCGAATGCTGCCCTGCCCACCCTTGTCGTGCCCTGGTTGCAGAGATCctggtgctgggcacaggggacagagtGGAGCGGCTCCACCCCGCCATGCTGAAGCAGATGCGGGAGTGCGGGATTGCTGTGGAGGTGCAGGACACGGTAAGGAAGGGTGAGCACCCCACTGAAAGGGAGAGGGGCGTCATGTAGCTCGTGGGGAAGAGCCGTCTCCTTTCTGAGGGCCACTCACTCCCTTTTCTCTTCTCAGGCGAATGCATGTGCAACCTTCAACTTCCTCATGAATGAAAGGCGTGTGGTGGCTGCTGGGCTCATCCCCCCGCGGGGCACCTACGGCATGTAGGCACTGCCTGCCATGCCCATGGCTGAGCGGTTCTTCCCCGGCCTGCCTGAAGCCCCTGAGGATCAACTCCCAGCTGAGCAACGCTCCACGGTGAACTGTGCAGCTGCCGGCTGGGTGATGGCTCTGCACACAGAAGGGCTGTGAAATACATGGCCTTAGCTCTTCTCTGCAGTCCCTGGCTTCTTGGCCCCCCTGCCCAGTCTGGGCTGGGGACTCTGGAGCACAGCACAAGGCTTTGCTGGCGgcactgctcccacagccctgccagggtcGTGCCCCACACTTTGACAGCAAGAAGCCTTGCCTGTGGGAGGGTGAAGGCTGGTAGGGTAAGCTGTACACCCCCAGGCACATCTGGGGCTCCATGAggaaaatatatgtaaatagGAAGTACAAGAAATTGTGTGGTGGTTAATGCACAGCACATTGAGGCTGTAATAAATTGATGGGGCATATGCTCACCTTGGGCACTGGGCAGCATGTGTGATGACAGGATGCCATGTGCCAGCAGcttcctgagcacagccagcaccagcaacCAGTGTGGCCCAGCTGGTGCTGGCTTCCATGGGCTCTCCTGTGGGGCTTTGTACCACCCCAGCACTGATGTCCCTTGGGCAGTGTTGCTCCAAGGGCGCTGCACCCCCTCTCACTGAAGGCTCAGCTCCAACAGGGGACATGGAAAGGGTTCCTGTCCTGTTCCCCTGCTGGTTGGTTCATGGCTGGGGATGTTGCCCCTGGGGAAGAGAGTACATGTACCTAATGGAAGCCTCATGCCCTGAACTCTGGCACCTTGGCAGGCAAAGGCAGGGGACGCAGCTGCAATGTTAGGGTGGCTTTGCTTAGTGTCTCGAGTGTGTGACACTGATGCTGTGGCATTGTAGTCAAGGCTCTGGTTTTAGTATATAAATCAGATTTGACATCCCCAAAACACTGATGGTAAACACACTCTTCAGCAGGAGTGACGTGTGGGACATGTACAACTGATACAGGTGTAAAACACTTCTTGGCTCCTGGCATTGCAAGCACAGGCAAACCTGCCAAGCCAGGGAAGCTTGCACTGCTCAGGCCTGCAGAAATGCTCCTTCATAAGGAGCATTGCCCACCTTCTGGCAAACAATTGCTCTGTTGGAGCCTGAGCAGGTAATCCACAGTGAACAGCCCTAGCGGGTGCAGCCACTGAAGTGTGACAGCTGCACGAGGTTTAGGGGAAGAATGCAGCAGCCAGACCAGGAATGAatcctggctgctgccacagctgggtttggcagctcccagcaggagaTAATGGACTTGTAAAATGGTTTGCTTTCTTGTCCAGCgcttgttttctgctttcaggcAGGATTTTTAAAGAAGCCATACTGTGTTACCCACTCAGCCCTGTCTCaagcctctcccctccctgttGCCCTTCATATGCACAGTCCCTGCTGGGGTTATCAGCTGCCTCTGACAGTGTGGGAAGCAAGGGGCAGAGCCAAGGAAGGAGAGCAAGGGAGGTAAAGACAGAACAGGGACTTCAGGCTGACACCAACTgcacacattttcatttttttattgtaaaacATGGCTAACATGTGCAAGGCTCCAGCCCAGGATCACAGCTCTTGGGTGGAAGGTGGGCCCCGCAGGTGGTCAGAAAGCAGCCAAGGGACAGCGGGAGCTCCAGGCAGCCCAGAATAATGGCACTtctgcagcaagagcagctcCCACGCGGAGCAGCGCAGGGCTGAGTGGCACAAGGACAGACACAGATGGATCTCTTTCAGAAGAGGCGCTTCTCATACCTGCGAGGGAAGCAGCACCAGGGAGCCCCGTTACTGACCCACCTcactcagggcagggacaaAGGTGCAGAATGGAATGgatcctgccagcccagggacGGGAACAGCCTCAGCACCATGACAGGCCATGGCCTGTGTGGCGCCAGGGAAGCCAATGAATGGCATAAGCCAAGGGCATGACAACTGAGGTACAGGGTGGCTGTTCCTGACCCCCAACACCCTGCCCAAGGTGACAAGGATCCTGCCAGGAGCACTTACGAGTGGAGACCGTGCACCCCTCCTTCAACCTGGGCAGACGTTGTCCTCTTCTCAAATTTCAGCTCTCCCGAGTACATCATGGCCCTGAGGGGGAAGGACACCTGTCACAAGCCAGGCAGAGTCCAGGGAAGACAGTGCTCTGGCATATGctcagctggaacagctgggaCAAGGGGCACTGGTTTCTCCAGCTGTGGCCAGAATGGTCTTTGCTGTGCTCCCAAGAATCAGGCTGGGTAATGTAACCCCAACATTTTGAGCCCAGCCAGCTGAACATGCCACAGGAGACCCCAGTcctgcatccctggggctggcaaCTCCATGATGCAGTGCCCACTGGAGATGAGGACAGAGAGCTACAAACTACACAGAACACACCACAGCTTGAGTACAGCTGCCCAGAGACCTGACAGCAGCACCATGATCTGACCAGAGTACAGGCACAGGGAAGCACTCACCTGACTTGGGTCAGGCTCTTGGCACCAATATCCTGGCAAGAATGCTGGATCCCAGCAATTAGGTATGGAATGAATTTATGGATAGAGCCCTTGTCTTGCACTGCACCGGAGACCCCCTGGGCCACTTTAATTTTGTCTGTCTCACTGTGTGAAAGCACAAATCAAGGGTATTAGTGAAGCAGAGAAGCCCCAAAAGCTTGATCTGCTGCCCAAAAGCATCATCTCTGACCTGAAATACCGATTCTGGCTGCCCAAGTTCTTGTCCATAGCATCTAGGGAGCCCATGCCGCGGTATTTCTTCAGCCTGATGCCATCCGAGAAGAAGTACTCGCCGGGGGCCTCCGTGgtggcagccaggagagagcCCATCATCACTGGCACAAGATATCACCAGGAACAGCACATCAGCAGCAGTGGATGCAAAATCCCTCAGGGTTCCTGGGTACGgcactggctgcagctcccacgCCCCCAGCCACGTGCAGGTAAAGCGCCCTCATGCCCACTGTGATGCCACATGGAAACACCTCCTAGGAGATGCCCTACAATGGTGCTCACCTGTGGAGGCGCCAAGTGCCAGGGCCTTGGCGATGTGCCCAACCGTCTGGATCCCGCCGTCGGCAATCACGGGCACTCCGAACCTCCTGGCGTACTCGGACACCTTGTACACCGCTGTGGCCTGGGGGCGGCCGCACGCCAGCACTGCGGACAGAGCACGCGCACGGTCAGCTCCTCGCAGCCGCATGCCCCCGTCCCAGCAGGCTCCTTCAGGCTTCCAGCACACACATGCTCCAGCACTCGGAACACACAAATCCCTGGATactccttccccaggctgaattACAAGAGAAGCAGATGCCCAGGAGATGCCTGCTGAGACGTCCTCACAGCCCTTGGCTCCAAAAAGCTGTGAGTGACCTTGGGACTGGGGTCTTTGATCAGATGGCTGGGATCAGACGAGACTCGTGGCTCACTCCTGGTGCACGGCAGATGTGGGGAGCTTGGGaatgaaataaagcaaactCCAAAGGCCCCTCTCCAAAGCAACCCTGGCATGTAGCCATGTCCCATTGCTGGCTCTCTCCTGGAATGGCCAGACCCCTTGTCCATGTACACAGCACCTGTAAGATGTGCCTCTTGAATGGAAAGGCAGTTGTCTGGGAGAGAGCTCATATGCCTGTAAATGgtatagatataaatatatctatacATACAGGTctgcatacacacacaaacacacatgcagcaatggaaaaggaaacaggCAGAATGGTTTGGTAATAATTTATGTTCCTGCCCAGCAGTGTAGCAAGGATTCCATCAAGTTTAGCTGCCCCATGAGGAGAGAGTTATTAGCTTTGGATTTACTTGTTCTTCCCATTCAGTAGCAGTTAAGAAACTTTCCATTATGTGACGAAAACCAGCACAAGGCATGTCTTGTAACATGTTTGTCAGCCACAGGCATGCAAGAACACTGAGATAAGCTTCTCTCAGGGAGACGTCCCTTCCTCACCATCAACTGGAAGCCTTTTCTCCAGTTGTGGTTAGTCCCATAAACTGGGTAACATTAAAGCCGTACAGTATTAGTACTTTGGAGTGTGAACTCCAGGTGTGGTTCAGCCTGCATGGCAGCACCTCCCTGGCAGAAGCCTGCTGGGGCCAGGGTGCTACAGTTTCTCTACTCccagcactcagcagcagctgctgagggagggCAGCCAGACTCCAGGCTGAGATTGTGACAGAACTAAATTTAATCAGACCCCAGTGTTCAGCTCAGGCTCAGCCAGCCAGGGAGAGGCTGCCAGCTTAATCATCAATGCCCTTAAAGAGATGGTCTTGCACAGTTCTGCACTGCTGAAGGCCACAGTGCAGCTGCAAAACGCTGCTGTGGAAGAGCTCTGTGGAGAGAAACACCCATTTCTGAAGGGTTTTGAGTCCAGGGTTTGTGCCGTAGACAGTGCAGGGCCTGCAGAAACCTCTCAAGCGCAACCAGAGATCAGCCCTTTTAAGGCACAGCTTGGCTCAGGGCCCCTGGGAGCATCGTGCCTCTCCGACTGTCCCAGtgcccagtgccacagccccggAGCACAGGCTTCCCCAGCAGGGTtctgagcacacacacacaccacacgGTCAGCGTGAGCGTTTGTCCCTTTTAGTGTGTTGGCAAAGGGTGGCCCTACAAAACCATCTGCTAGAGAAAACCTTCCAGGACCTGCAAGAGTAAACCTCTCCCTTTAAGGTGTGTCAGAACTAGGAGAAAGGACAAAGCCTAAGGCTTGCCTTGCAGGGGCTGCTTGGTCAGAGCATCAGAGCATCAGAGAAGAACACTgcaccctgtgctgggcaggcaaAAGCCCCTTCTCTCCACTCGGTGGGGAAAAGATGGAACGCAGCTGCCAAGCTGGCCATGCGCAGTGAAGTCCCTCCATAACTCAGGGGAGCCAGCTCCATGGGAAGCTTGGTCAGTGCACAACTTCCCCAGAATTACATTTTGAGCATGATTGAGAACTGCTCAGGGATCgcttcccaggcacagggaggcCTAGCAGGAAGCATGCCTGGCTAGGGATCCAGAGTGCAGTCAGGCACCTAACTGGATTTTGGAGTGGAAAGAGGACAGGCCTGAGTTCCCTCAGCTTGGACAGTCCAGATTCTGCTTTACGTAATCAGAAAGGTTTCTCAGATTTCATTTCAGATTCAAAACCAGTATCCAAAGCCACAAAACCCCAAGTGCATCTACAGCTAAATTATTCTCAAACAAGCAGTAGGGCCATGTGCAGCCAAATCAGGGTCCTGCTTCAAGACACATAATTAGGGTTGGGAACAGGGCAAGTGACTTACTATAGGTGCCCGTGACAGTAGAAGGGCATTTGGGGCTGTGGGACTTTAGGTCTGGAGGGATCTTTGGAGCAgctaaacaaaaacaaacacacacattttagAGACAGAAGAACAGCAACAGAACAAAGGACCCCAGAAGTGACCTGCTACTGGGCAGAGCATACGGTGTGGGACAGAGCTGACTTTGCAGATCCTTCCTAGCCCGAGCCAAGCCAGAGGCCAGATCTAAGGCAGCCAGGCCTGGCTGTGCACAGCGCATGCTCGCCCTACCCCAGCAGCCACCCAGAGGTGACCCCTACCCCAAAAAGCCAGGGTTCTTGCCCTTAACAGAGCCAAAAACCTAAGGAGCTGCAGGCAAGAGTTCTGCAGCCACATCTCCTGTGAAGCGCCATATCATaactcagctctgctcctttgCACCCAACCCCATctcctggggcagctggagcaacCGCTGGGACATTCAGTGCAGATCAGAGCATGCCCTGCCTCAGATCCTGGGTAGGACATGTgtgtcctggctctgctctggctaGGGAAGTGTCAGCCTAAGGATACTACTCCCTCCTTAGAAAGCTGACCTGAGACAGACTACCCTGACTGGGAagcccctgcagccaggcaaaGCAGGAACACAGCACAGATCCATGGTTGCTCACAGGCTCcatgctggaaaaggcagagctAATGCAGCTCCtacagccagcagctgctgactTGCTGCCTCCTGTGGCACAAACCAA
This portion of the Prinia subflava isolate CZ2003 ecotype Zambia chromosome 14, Cam_Psub_1.2, whole genome shotgun sequence genome encodes:
- the DALRD3 gene encoding LOW QUALITY PROTEIN: DALR anticodon-binding domain-containing protein 3 (The sequence of the model RefSeq protein was modified relative to this genomic sequence to represent the inferred CDS: inserted 1 base in 1 codon), whose amino-acid sequence is MAARAARHTHHGGSAHVLPRWPPCPAFPPATKMAARERRXTWRPSAGTVRARRDVTSGRGGGSGGRAPMETGEGRPGVAATLRALNEALGRPATLWVKESGARNLRHRDFLAPRAALSAAFPGGQVPPEAVSAVSSLRGPAVLPLRVCRQTPAGLAVQVRRPEAFQRLLGAVPGPAPPAAGPRTGCVVLHCPALRSPAALRPRHLRAVLLADHLAQLLRSQGVGVCLVPALSEEKSWDVLRQLRICWPSGPGGSSLTDAVSALKATLGRCPCATDCEQGQGTAEGVICKVHLKSFVEQQGLLGYDPNLDVLLVTEGTLRSLAELQEAVLQCPAEGQSSCCSIVHVVNCEEEFQQQQLDVLWRILDPGAHTALQKHLVCGPVKVTKPSSPIGADQYFQLRKRQMYEASVMKYGELAQDEAWTEVIDTLTVAAIRFEMLSTAHRSQITLDLENNSISTKGTKSGAFVMYNCARLATLFNTFQRAVEQGTYPPLPPASELNFSCLREEGEWLLLFNYLLPFPEVLQQAAQLPPPSKGIRITANTETVCKFLIQLSMDFSSYYNRVHILGEPFPHLFDQMFARLQLLGAVRDVFHSALATLHLSPLSQI
- the NDUFAF3 gene encoding NADH dehydrogenase [ubiquinone] 1 alpha subcomplex assembly factor 3 — encoded protein: MAAVAALRRLVPAAGRAAGRAPCRGHRLTPADDEMYQRTRVMVLEPESPNIMFIEGYSTRGFTISGDVVVGPCAVLPRSILQWNVGSHRDISHESLSLFRLLEPQIEILVLGTGDRVERLHPAMLKQMRECGIAVEVQDTANACATFNFLMNERRVVAAGLIPPRGTYGM